From the genome of Lineus longissimus chromosome 8, tnLinLong1.2, whole genome shotgun sequence, one region includes:
- the LOC135492073 gene encoding uncharacterized protein LOC135492073 — MMASGSSSRDDFEAALEAISRFNQLNSEAARILGEQQTTTGGNRDVDVTAGEENREGGDLKLGVAGNASGVATSAEDVQRILGRKEGLQQNGHGETAVVSSAVANESDKELVGTHEIISVDGEGVAHVTKDRKEFERSELYDEEWFCVTDSESQASDIVKGIISKSVQDLVGGSKSPVAAENAPHLSSSPVNQEEKVVDEKKVVSYSKEKSDSGSDFPDSTDETSSFFSDTEYDSDAAIIDEKSHPDNENKDGRREENRSDTENKAVEFDENKLNSENQVDHIEEKTSNSEDHSGLLEGKNSESRSSPFQKNNSNTVSEGSPFEENKELTDNLKALRDQFTEASLSKAKQQVGDDHKPLYPDESSEASEEESGNETKFIQDGHEVDPLAFFDNKSSEPVGEAKDPEPKTVSPQPDIENAGESDTKGQGAVWKAPAPLLRTNTFTKDKDGEASLVSETDSQPDQVGESDPVSPDKPAAWKAPHSLISSPSHEAILKSESEAHEAVISEDSTAWTKSEKDGIWRAPVPIISPRTSMEEIDSTPPKRDSAKDESEPERRGLWKAPYPLVSRDSFPPISDKETAGEISVKFAVQKVESDMPLSEKDPDSSMATDENVPSLDELLARFQRLRSEDDLMPNIPPGEAAEGAAIKEVAAKDDLAPIKETDASSPKQPDEDLSSDSNAEPTEKSDIFSTPNTKFYRGYIDVAGSDQEGSFTSRSTYSVHTNEEEESEGKVGSIFEGNAEEVIGQSEDEEPADQTGQENPDVTEKVFGEAADFGGSHDSDWMSEEEDAGAELFDSDSESDVRHVEKETAEETELQDKESFQDEPAPPENVEEPKTNISSDFKSSVDTSVWSASDDEIPGYDGRDALTSDGGDKGAPKLSPAGLGTCPGEGAAVSESQSEDIVPSGSVGIEQFSGIASVTSMFDVPPPREPEPETQDLSDLDYKKDEEEDAKKDSADDTPDEKNIEDVPQTKDDVKSDEALLDSSKPDTKRPKSSKFKRKGSVGKSGKQVQDEERVGTPEVRPRRRSHHKRDKKEEITNVGVGEIALEGSEKTEEEVKSGKGLVHSEGAVSNEAESLEKVKKRSRRKGRKMSNAEVEKVENIPLEVEHSEPARDNRDAKLSAVDADSKQSKDAALRKPRRPSSGRPKREEARVKFDDQSNQDAESLNTDVSSERQSRGGHRKPRTPMISETLYHQQPFTNEDMLDEKYVELIQIMRNDGIQAGELVKEVGVVLARAGLSPRSPREVPKPAPHIEKAKPKKEEQDRFKPMPGVHVIPAVPLDSDKPAPVSKSLPAESHSSRKHYTASSLERLHAADSFERTQKQLYRKYNELNALLNRQLPDESTYLVQEQLEQTLALLQRHQKQGHFHSKPEGGERHTGSQGQRDRPKSAKSVSFREARPGSGRSSRSPRRSKHEKAIIDAARLVEQKDASDGSESESQSRSRSRSYSPTDCNLRNTKNPDVRSWLRGKNRRLRQQKRAERLKELEEKRIEEEKLKERDEKVKESTQHVQNWMKQKQKEARLLSKREEDVSHKIGQVAEKRGCDVVETTQLNKNAVQQEQFGQKMTPGKSTPKRPVSAPGVMPIVSRRKPLAATADNIVKSNKRGGSKTGRSVDSETRDSSVGASNAGIKPENIDTCNSTGAYSEQQKQRPKSLKRRKKKENKPVSEDEKANTDLVKKRLSYDQWLQEKRVRDNKQKKKEKKLREKQLRDSDHALDSLVPDLARRRIRFIESSKKRVDSGVHSIDDEANSYPRGAGNVDSNEVDFSLNAGAADAPTEEEERYQWRLEGEVSRPKSGKPSAPSRSTPGSARPSSSPVSKTRARARLTMPKSDSSPRSRVENISEKGQNPFKSPIPVVNASLKRSGDARNRYAKQTWTNFSDDVWKQVNEEEGVGPFQVVDDSAGGRNGADKEGQGAAGTVDASGASNGDATPEVPNGLPNKGTSAGVPNGEPVTQDDEPAPGSASGNVDSTSPEPAPSSSNVNFGGIFYTVDTEGVQHGIHEVPVYVKDKTNSGGDGLDNDEEVKDPDTTSRDGEPSNPCKKKVNFGGIVYEVDKKEESPASSSEIEEEMDMSDGVDDEAPDGFFITSIDNEA, encoded by the exons GAAATCAGATTCTGGTAGCGATTTTCCTGACTCTACTGATGAGACATCATCGTTTTTCTCTGACACAGAATATGACTCAGATGCAGCTATTATAGATGAGAAAAGTCACcctgacaatgaaaacaaggaTGGTCGTCGTGAGGAAAATAGATCGGACACTGAAAACAAGGCtgttgaatttgatgaaaataaattaaaCTCTGAAAACCAGGTTGACCATATTGAAGAAAAGACCTCTAACTCTGAAGACCACAGTGGTCTCCTTGAAGGAAAGAACTCTGAAAGTCGCAGCAGTCCTTTTCAAAAAAATAACTCGAACACTGTGAGCGAGGGCAGTccttttgaagaaaacaaagaattaACTGACAATTTGAAAGCATTGAGAGACCAGTTTACTGAAGCAAGTCTTAGTAAAGCTAAACAACAGGTGGGTGACGACCATAAGCCACTCTATCCCGATGAAAGTAGTGAGGCTAGCGAAGAGGAAAGTGGAAATGAGACCAAGTTCATACAGGATGGTCATGAGGTGGATCCACTTGCCTTCTTTGATAACAAATCGTCTGAACCAGTAGGAGAAGCAAAAGATCCTGAGCCAAAAACGGTGTCTCCACAACCTGATATTGAAAATGCAGGAGAAAGTGATACAAAAGGACAAGGAGCTGTGTGGAAGGCTCCTGCACCACTGCTACGCACAAATACCTTCACAAAGGACAAAGATGGCGAGGCGAGTTTAGTATCTGAAACTGATAGTCAACCTGATCAGGTAGGAGAGAGCGACCCTGTTTCACCTGACAAACCTGCAGCTTGGAAAGCTCCCCATTCACTGATTTCCTCACCATCCCATGAGGCGATTTTGAAATCTGAATCTGAGGCACATGAAGCGGTGATTTCAGAAGACTCTACTGCTTGGACCAAGTCGGAGAAAGATGGCATTTGGCGAGCTCCTGTACCCATTATTTCACCAAGAACGTCTATGGAGGAGATAGACTCAACACCTCCTAAAAGAGATTCGGCAAAAGACGAATCTGAACCTGAAAGACGTGGGCTTTGGAAAGCTCCCTATCCTCTTGTTTCTCGTGACAGTTTCCCACCGATATCAGACAAAGAGACTGCTGGGGAAATATCTGTGAAATTTGCAGTTCAGAAGGTTGAATCGGACATGCCTTTGTCGGAAAAAGATCCTGATTCTAGTATGGCGACGGATGAGAATGTTCCAAGTTTGGATGAACTATTGGCACGGTTCCAACGACTCAGGAGTGAGGACGATTTGATGCCAAATATCCCACCAGGTGAAGCAGCAGAGGGGGCGGCAATAAAGGAAGTAGCTGCAAAAGATGACTTGGCTCCTATAAAAGAAACGGATGCCAGTAGTCCTAAACAACCTGACGAAGATCTTTCATCTGATAGTAACGCTGAGCCAACTGAAAAAAGTGACATTTTCTCCACTCCTAATACTAAGTTTTATCGAGGTTATATTGACGTTGCAGGAAGCGATCAAGAGGGGTCATTTACATCTCGGTCGACTTATTCTGTCCATACAAACGAAGAGGAGGAATCTGAGGGAAAGGTTGGGAGCATTTTTGAGGGGAATGCGGAGGAAGTCATTGGTCAGTCTGAAGATGAGGAACCTGCTGATCAAACGGGCCAGGAGAATCCAGATGTGACGGAAAAGGTGTTTGGTGAGGCAGCAGACTTCGGGGGCAGTCATGATTCTGATTGGATGTCTGAAGAAGAGGATGCTGGCGCTGAACTGTTTGATAGCGACTCTGAGAGTGATGTAAGGCATGTCGAGAAGGAAACAGCTGAAGAGACTGAACTACAGGATAAAGAGTCATTCCAAGATGAACCTGCACCACCTGAAAATGTGGAAGAACCCAAGACCAATATTTCAAGTGATTTCAAGTCTAGCGTTGATACTTCTGTGTGGTCTGCATCTGATGATGAAATCCCTGGATATGATGGAAGGGATGCTTTGACAAGTGATGGTGGAGACAAAGGTGCACCAAAATTGAGTCCCGCTGGCCTTGGTACATGTCCTGGGGAAGGTGCAGCAGTTAGCGAGTCACAGTCTGAAGACATTGTTCCTTCTGGCTCAGTTGGAATTGAACAATTTTCTGGGATAGCGAGTGTGACAAGTATGTTTGATGTTCCCCCTCCGAGGGAGCCCGAACCTGAGACTCAGGATCTATCTGATTTGGACTATAAAAAAGATGAGGAGGAAGATGCCAAGAAGGACTCAGCAGACGACACTCCagatgagaaaaatattgaggATGTTCCACAAACAAAAGATGATGTTAAAAGTGATGAAGCACTACTGGATTCTAGCAAACCTGATACAAAACGACCAAAGtcttcaaaatttaaaagaaaaggGAGTGTGGGAAAAAGTGGCAAGCAAGTTCAAGATGAAGAGAGGGTGGGTACTCCAGAGGTTCGGCCACGACGAAGGTCACACCACAAGCGGGACAAGAAGGAGGAAATTACCAATGTTGGTGTTGGTGAGATTGCTCTGGAGGGGTCAGAAAAGACAGAGGAGGAGGTCAAatctggaaaggggttggtacaTTCTGAGGGTGCTGTCTCTAATGAGGCAGAATCTTTGGAGAAGGTAAAGAAGCGATCTCGTCGAAAGGGGAGGAAGATGAGCAATGCAGAGGTAGAAAAGGTGGAAAATATACCTCTGGAAGTTGAACATTCTGAACCTGCTCGGGACAACAGAGATGCAAAGCTGTCTGCTGTTGATGCAGATAGTAAACAAAGCAAGGATGCTGCTCTACGGAAACCTAGAAGGCCGTCTTCTGGTCGTCCTAAGCGAGAGGAAGCAAGAGTGAAATTTGATGACCAGAGCAACCAGGATGCAGAAAGTCTAAACACTGATGTTTCCAGTGAACGCCAATCCAGGGGAGGACATCGTAAACCTCGGACCCCGATGATTTCTGAGACGTTGTATCACCAGCAGCCGTTTACAAATGAAGACATGTTGGATGAGAAGTATGTGGAGTTGATCCAGATTATGAGAAATGATGGGATCCAGGCCGGCGAGTTGGTCAAAGAAGTGGGAGTTGTTTTGGCGAGGGCTGGCTTGAGTCCGAGAAGTCCACGAGAAGTACCTAAGCCTGCGCCCCACATTGAGAAAGCTAAGCCAAAGAAGGAGGAGCAGGACAGGTTCAAACCAATGCCTGGAGTTCATGTCATTCCTGCCGTGCCTTTAGACTCTGATAAACCAGCTCCCGTTTCAAAATCTTTGCCAGCTGAGAGTCATTCTTCGAGAAAACATTACACTGCGTCATCGCTGGAACGCTTGCATGCTGCTGATAGTTTTGAAAGGACCCAGAAGCAACTCTACAGAAAATATAATGAATTGAACGCATTGTTAAATCGCCAGCTTCCTGATGAGTCAACCTATCTTGTTCAGGAGCAGTTAGAGCAGACGTTGGCCTTGCTGCAGAGACAtcagaagcagggacacttccATTCCAAGCCAGAGGGAGGAGAGCGACACACTGGTTCCCAAG GCCAGCGTGACCGCCCCAAGAGTGCTAAATCAGTCAGCTTCCGTGAAGCCAGACCAGGGTCAGGAAGGAGCAGTCGATCACCCCGTCGAAGCAAGCACGAAAAAGCTATCATCGATGCTGCAAGACTCGTGGAGCAAAAGGATGCAAGTGACGGCAGTGAATCTGAGAGCCAATCTCGTAGTCGATCAAGAAGTTATTCCCCAACGGACTGTAACTTGAGAAATACGAAAAATCCAGATGTGCGTTCATGGCTGAGGGGAAAGAATCGTCGGTTACGACAGCAGAAACGGGCTGAACGTCTGAAAGAACTCGAAGAGAAACGCATTGAAGAGGAAAAACTTAAAGAACGCGATGAGAAGGTTAAGGAGAGCACACAGCACGTCCAGAATTGGatgaaacaaaaacagaagGAGGCACGGTTACTCAGCAAGCGTGAGGAAGACGTTAGTCACAAGATTGGTCAAGTTGCCGAGAAACGTGGGTGTGACGTTGTTGAAACGACACAGTTGAACAAAAATGCAGTGCAGCAGGAACAATTCGGACAGAAAATGACTCCTGGTAAAAGTACACCTAAGCGTCCAGTGTCAGCACCTGGTGTTATGCCCATTGTTTCTAGGAGAAAGCCTCTAGCAGCAACTGCTGACAATATTGTGAAATCGAATAAAAGAGGTGGTTCAAAGACTGGTAGGTCTGTGGACTCTGAAACTCGTGATAGTTCTGTGGGTGCATCGAACGCTGGCATCAAGCCTGAAAACATTGACACTTGCAACTCTACGGGTGCTTACTCAGAGCAACAAAAACAACGGCCAAAGTCTCTAAAGCGCAGAAAAAAGAAGGAGAATAAACCTGTGTCAGAGGATGAAAAGGCAAACACTGATTTGGTGAAAAAACGTTTGTCTTATGACCAGTGGTTACAAGAAAAACGGGTGCGAGACAATAagcagaaaaagaaagaaaaaaaattgcgtGAAAAACAGTTGCGTGACTCTGATCATGCGTTAGATTCTCTTGTTCCTGATCTTGCAAGGAGGCGAATTCGATTCATTGAAAGTAGCAAGAAACGGGTGGATTCTGGTGTCCACAGTATTGATGATGAGGCAAACTCATACCCGAGAGGTGCAGGAAATGTTGATAGTAATGAGGTCGACTTCAGTTTAAATGCTGGTGCAGCTGATGCACCAACAGAAGAGGAAGAGAGGTACCAGTGGAGATTGGAGGGGGAGGTTTCAAGACCGAAGTCTGGAAAGCCGTCTGCTCCATCAAGAAGTACACCAGGTTCAGCAAGGCCCTCTAGCTCTCCTGTTTCAAAGACCAGAGCAAGGGCTAGGCTGACCATGCCAAAGTCCGATTCAAGCCCAAGGTCGCGGGTGGAGAACATTTCTGAGAAGGGGCAAAATCCCTTTAAAAGTCCAATACCAGTTGTGAATGCTTCATTGAAGCGCTCTGGGGATGCTAGAAATCGTTACGCCAAACAAACATGGAcaaatttttctgatgatgTTTGGAAGCAGGTCAATGAAGAAGAAGGTGTCGGTCCTTTTCAGGTGGTGGATGATTCTGCGGGGGGCAGGAATGGGGCGGACAAAGAGGGGCAGGGGGCGGCTGGTACGGTTGATGCTTCTGGAGCATCAAATGGTGATGCTACTCCCGAGGTGCCAAACGGGTTACCAAATAAAGGCACCTCTGCAGGGGTACCAAATGGGGAACCTGTGACACAGGATGATGAGCCAGCACCAGGTTCTGCCTCTGGAAATGTCGATAGCACCTCACCTGAACCGGCACCTTCTTCTTCCAATGTTAATTTTGGTGGTATATTCTATACAGTCGATACTGAGGGCGTTCAGCATGGGATACATGAGGTACCAGTTTATGTTAAAGACAAAACAAACTCTGGTGGTGATGGACTTGACAATGATGAAGAGGTGAAAGACCCTGACACAACTTCCAGAGATGGTGAACCAAGCAATCCATGTAAAAAGAAAGTGAACTTTGGTGGTATAGTTTACGAGGTTGACAAAAAGGAGGAGTCGCCTGCATCGTCTTCGGAGATTGAGGAGGAGATGGACATGTCGGATGGTGTGGACGATGAGGCTCCTGATGGGTTCTTCATCACCAGCATCGATAACGAGGCATAG